The Sorangiineae bacterium MSr11367 genome window below encodes:
- the nuoK gene encoding NADH-quinone oxidoreductase subunit NuoK — protein MPVTHYLVLSSLLFTIGGVGFLVRRNVLVTLMSIELMLNAVNLTLIAFNAAHPESHTGQMFAFFLIAAEAAEVAVGLAIVLALFRIRRTVRSDEADLLKN, from the coding sequence ATTCCCGTAACGCATTACTTGGTGCTGAGTTCCTTGCTGTTCACCATCGGCGGGGTCGGCTTTTTGGTCCGCCGCAACGTCCTGGTCACCCTGATGAGCATCGAGTTGATGCTCAACGCGGTGAACTTGACCCTGATCGCTTTCAACGCCGCTCACCCCGAGTCGCACACGGGGCAGATGTTCGCGTTCTTCCTCATCGCCGCCGAAGCCGCCGAGGTTGCGGTCGGATTGGCCATCGTTCTGGCGCTCTTCCGCATTCGGCGGACGGTGCGCTCCGACGAGGCGGACCTCCTCAAGAACTGA
- a CDS encoding NADH-quinone oxidoreductase subunit J, translating into MIIGQIYFYLLAALSLLGALVVVTNKNPIRGAMGLLLTVVSLAGLFLALHAEFIAFIQLIVYAGAIVVLFLFVIMLLGPDAAPPRDHHGRVPRAFAGVLFGLAAAGAILLMAKQVEFAPLQRVAVDFGTVDAIGRVLFTDGVVPFELASALLMVAIVGAVAVARGRLAHEMSPAKASPAAAATARNVEAEKHP; encoded by the coding sequence ATGATCATCGGCCAGATTTACTTCTACCTGCTCGCGGCCCTCTCGCTGCTCGGGGCGCTGGTGGTGGTGACGAACAAGAACCCCATTCGCGGTGCGATGGGGCTTTTGCTCACGGTGGTTTCGCTCGCGGGGCTCTTCCTCGCGCTGCACGCCGAGTTCATCGCGTTCATTCAGCTGATCGTGTACGCGGGCGCCATCGTCGTCCTCTTCCTCTTCGTCATCATGCTCCTCGGCCCCGACGCCGCCCCACCGCGCGATCACCACGGCCGTGTGCCGCGCGCGTTTGCGGGTGTGCTCTTCGGCTTGGCAGCGGCCGGAGCCATCTTGCTCATGGCGAAACAGGTGGAGTTCGCGCCGCTCCAACGCGTCGCCGTGGACTTCGGCACCGTCGACGCCATCGGGCGGGTGCTCTTCACCGACGGCGTGGTGCCGTTCGAACTGGCCAGCGCACTGCTCATGGTGGCCATCGTCGGAGCCGTCGCCGTCGCGCGCGGCCGCCTGGCGCACGAGATGTCGCCGGCCAAGGCCAGTCCTGCGGCCGCAGCAACCGCCCGCAACGTAGAAGCGGAGAAGCACCCATGA
- the nuoF gene encoding NADH-quinone oxidoreductase subunit NuoF, translating into MIKRVNYLSKVYGIKNGWTLDVYEREVQGYQAAKKALRMTQQQVVDEAKKMNIRGRGGAGFPMGIKWSFMKPHPTKPAYLVINADEGEPGTHKDRTIMELNPHSVIEGCIIGCFGIGAHVAYVYVRDELHLSKERLWSAIKEAKAKGYLGKTPFGIDYPVEVYVHTGAGAYICGEETSLLNSLEGKRGEPRLKPPFPAQAGAFGCPTTVNNLETIAMVPAAFMMGGDTYSQLSALHHLRDGGSRLFGVNGHVKKPQVIELCVGVTLRELIYDIGGGIEGDRELLGVIPGGSSTPILRADEKVNAPDEKSPLHPWHGKSVLDVPLGVDTMRGIGTMLGTCCATVLAEGTCPVLAMENLMQFYRHESCGQCTPCREGGAWLFRTVTKILDGKATMAELDNLHDIANNIMGNTICAFGEGTAMPALGFLQKFRKDFEAYVLGERTREDATLLVNL; encoded by the coding sequence ATGATCAAGCGCGTCAACTACCTCAGCAAAGTCTACGGCATCAAGAACGGCTGGACGCTCGACGTGTACGAACGCGAGGTCCAGGGCTACCAGGCCGCCAAAAAGGCGCTTCGCATGACCCAGCAGCAGGTCGTCGACGAAGCCAAGAAGATGAACATCCGCGGCCGCGGCGGCGCCGGCTTCCCCATGGGCATCAAGTGGAGCTTCATGAAGCCCCACCCCACCAAGCCCGCCTACCTCGTCATCAACGCCGACGAGGGCGAGCCGGGGACGCACAAAGACCGCACCATCATGGAGCTGAATCCCCACTCCGTGATCGAGGGCTGCATCATCGGCTGCTTCGGCATCGGCGCCCACGTCGCCTACGTCTACGTGCGCGATGAACTGCACCTCTCCAAGGAGCGCCTCTGGAGCGCCATCAAAGAGGCAAAGGCCAAGGGTTACCTGGGCAAGACGCCGTTCGGCATCGACTACCCCGTCGAGGTGTACGTCCACACCGGAGCCGGCGCGTACATCTGCGGCGAAGAGACGTCGCTTCTCAACTCGCTCGAGGGCAAGCGCGGCGAGCCTCGTTTGAAGCCGCCCTTCCCCGCGCAGGCCGGCGCCTTCGGCTGCCCCACCACGGTCAACAACCTCGAGACCATTGCGATGGTCCCCGCGGCCTTCATGATGGGCGGCGACACCTACTCGCAGCTCAGCGCCCTGCACCACCTGCGCGACGGCGGCAGCCGCCTTTTCGGCGTGAACGGCCACGTCAAGAAGCCGCAGGTCATCGAGCTTTGCGTCGGCGTCACCTTGCGCGAGCTGATTTACGACATCGGCGGCGGCATCGAAGGCGATCGCGAACTGCTCGGGGTCATCCCCGGCGGCTCGTCCACGCCCATCCTGCGCGCCGACGAAAAGGTGAATGCGCCGGACGAAAAGAGCCCGCTGCATCCCTGGCACGGCAAGAGCGTCCTCGACGTGCCGCTCGGCGTCGACACCATGCGCGGCATCGGCACCATGCTCGGCACCTGCTGCGCGACGGTGCTCGCAGAGGGAACGTGCCCCGTCCTGGCGATGGAGAACTTGATGCAGTTCTACCGCCACGAATCGTGCGGCCAGTGCACCCCCTGCCGCGAAGGCGGCGCGTGGCTGTTCCGCACGGTCACGAAGATCCTCGATGGCAAAGCGACCATGGCGGAACTCGATAACTTGCACGACATCGCGAACAACATCATGGGCAACACGATCTGCGCCTTCGGCGAAGGCACGGCGATGCCCGCCCTCGGCTTCCTGCAGAAGTTCCGCAAGGACTTCGAGGCCTACGTCCTCGGCGAGCGCACCCGCGAAGATGCGACGCTTCTGGTGAACCTATGA